A region from the Arachis ipaensis cultivar K30076 chromosome B01, Araip1.1, whole genome shotgun sequence genome encodes:
- the LOC110269909 gene encoding kinesin-like protein KIN-14L — translation MATKAGGYNRVVEENRKLFNMVQDLKGNIRVYCRIIPLFQAESKNIIDFIGEDGSLFILDPSKTLKDGRKLFQFNRVFGPKAGQDEVFKDTQPLIRSVMDGYNVCIFAYGQTGSRKTYTMSGPSGGTSKDMGINYLALNDLFRMSNDRKDIMTYDIYVQMVEIYNEQVRDLLAEDKIDNKLEIRSCNDDGLSLPDATLRPVTSTTDVLTLVKLGKVNRAVSSTALNNRSSRSHR, via the exons ATGGCAACTAAAGCTGGTGGATATAATAGAGTAGTAGAAGAGAATAGGAAATTATTTAACATGGTTCAAGATCTGAAAG GTAATATTCGAGTTTACTGCAGAATCATACCCTTATTCCAGGCTGAATCCAAGAATATTATTGATTTCATTGGGGAGGATGGTTCTCTATTCATTTTAGATCCATCCAAAACATTGAAAGATGGAAGGAAACTTTTTCAGTTCAATCGGGTTTTTGGTCCAAAGGCTGGCCAAG ATGAGGTTTTTAAGGACACTCAGCCGTTAATTAGATCCGTGATGGATGGATATAATGTTTGTATTTTTGCATATGGTCAAACTGGATCTAGGAAGACATACACCATG AGTGGTCCATCAGGTGGAACCTCTAAGGATATGGGGATCAATTATCTCGCTCTTAACGATTTGTTTCGAATGTCTAATGACAGGAAAGACATTATGACATATGACATTTATGTTCAAATGGTTGAGATTTACAATGAACAAGTTAGAGACCTACTTGCTGAGGACAAAATAGATAATAAATTAGAGATTAGGAGCTGTAATGATGATGGATTGAGTCTTCCTGATGCTACATTGCGTCCGGTGACATCTACAACTGATGTTTTGACCCTCGTGAAACTTGGTAAGGTCAACCGTGCTGTCAGTTCCACTGCACTGAACAATAGGAGTAGTCGTTCCCACaggtaa